One genomic segment of Natrononativus amylolyticus includes these proteins:
- a CDS encoding acyltransferase has product MTDDADSRHDRVTAHPTPGRANSLAYWTDAKHPVRVAINYLVVWLVRISPSLRLKRLLLRRLGATVGEGVSWGLEATPDVFWPELITVEDHAIVGYDATILCHEFLQEEYRTGEVVVGERAMIGAGAIILPGVEIGADASVAANSLVTRDVPPGETVAGVPAEPMGNAGSEDESSS; this is encoded by the coding sequence GTGACAGACGACGCCGACTCGAGACACGACCGCGTCACCGCCCACCCGACACCCGGCCGTGCGAACTCCCTGGCGTACTGGACAGACGCGAAACACCCCGTCCGGGTCGCGATCAACTACCTCGTCGTCTGGCTCGTTCGAATCTCGCCGAGCCTGCGGCTCAAGCGCCTGCTCCTCCGGCGACTCGGCGCCACCGTCGGCGAGGGGGTGTCGTGGGGGCTCGAGGCCACGCCGGACGTCTTCTGGCCGGAACTCATCACGGTCGAGGATCACGCCATCGTCGGCTACGACGCGACGATTCTGTGCCACGAGTTCCTCCAGGAGGAGTACCGCACCGGCGAGGTCGTCGTCGGCGAGCGGGCGATGATCGGCGCGGGGGCGATCATCCTGCCTGGCGTCGAAATCGGCGCGGACGCGAGCGTGGCGGCGAACTCGCTGGTCACCCGGGACGTGCCGCCGGGCGAAACCGTCGCGGGGGTGCCCGCCGAGCCGATGGGGAACGCCGGGAGCGAGGACGAGTCCTCGTCCTGA
- a CDS encoding DUF3995 domain-containing protein: MPLWIAGAWWVVFAAMSFYWAAGGTVGLATLGSGVEEQAAAREPWFVGLVWLTGVLKLVPVALLAALVSPREILPRRLVLAGVWLIGLGLLAYGGLHMVLHGLVLSGAYVPGAVDRPALVWRVLFWNPWWLLGGALYCGAAWRFRRRTRGASRSDAPR, translated from the coding sequence GTGCCGCTGTGGATCGCCGGCGCCTGGTGGGTCGTCTTCGCCGCGATGAGCTTCTACTGGGCGGCCGGTGGGACGGTCGGGCTGGCGACGCTCGGGTCCGGCGTCGAAGAGCAGGCCGCGGCTCGCGAGCCGTGGTTCGTCGGACTGGTCTGGCTCACCGGCGTTCTCAAACTCGTCCCCGTGGCACTCCTCGCGGCTCTCGTGTCCCCTCGAGAGATCCTTCCGCGACGGCTGGTGCTCGCGGGCGTCTGGCTGATCGGCCTGGGGCTCCTGGCGTACGGCGGGCTACACATGGTCCTGCACGGGCTGGTTCTCTCGGGCGCGTACGTTCCGGGAGCGGTGGATCGGCCGGCGCTCGTCTGGCGCGTCCTGTTCTGGAATCCCTGGTGGCTCCTCGGCGGCGCGCTGTACTGCGGCGCCGCGTGGCGGTTCCGCCGACGAACTCGGGGAGCCAGCCGATCCGACGCCCCGCGGTAG
- a CDS encoding small multi-drug export protein, with protein sequence MDPLIVTSSAVDSLLVALSGGSELAAGPLAFEGQAREWIDAASGPWQYLLVFALAATPLLEILIVIPIGVGLGLDPVLVGIVAFAGNVAPIYGIVLGYERLSAWLESRRESDGEPSKRRKRAQRIWNAYGLPGLALAAPVLTGVHLAAVLALGLGARGRSTLAWMTGSIALWTVVITVASVAGLSALEWVF encoded by the coding sequence ATGGACCCGCTCATCGTCACCTCGTCGGCAGTCGACTCGCTTCTCGTCGCACTGAGCGGCGGCTCCGAACTCGCCGCTGGTCCGCTCGCCTTCGAGGGCCAGGCCCGCGAGTGGATCGACGCCGCGAGCGGCCCCTGGCAGTACCTCCTCGTCTTCGCGCTCGCCGCGACGCCGCTGCTCGAGATTCTCATCGTGATCCCGATCGGCGTCGGCCTCGGTCTCGATCCGGTTCTCGTCGGCATCGTCGCCTTCGCCGGCAACGTCGCCCCGATTTACGGCATCGTTCTCGGCTACGAGCGGCTCTCGGCGTGGCTCGAGTCTCGCCGGGAAAGCGACGGCGAGCCCTCGAAGCGCCGAAAGCGGGCGCAACGAATCTGGAACGCCTACGGCCTCCCCGGCCTGGCGCTCGCCGCGCCGGTTCTGACCGGCGTTCACCTCGCCGCGGTGCTCGCGCTCGGACTCGGCGCGCGCGGACGGTCGACGCTCGCCTGGATGACCGGCAGCATCGCCCTCTGGACCGTCGTGATCACGGTCGCCTCCGTCGCCGGACTCTCGGCGCTCGAGTGGGTTTTCTGA
- a CDS encoding NAD(P)/FAD-dependent oxidoreductase, which yields MTENVVVLGAGYAGAGAISKLQSELDDTARLTWISDTDYHLVLHEAHRVVRDPTVRSDITIPVHDIAEPTTQFIQDSVTNLDVDEQVVELADSEDVEYDYVLVGLGSGTAYYGIPGLAEHSLTLKSLDDALEIHDRIETASREATRGEPAQIVIGGAGLSGIQTAGEIAEFRDKHRAPLEIHLVEALDEIFPGNDPEIQQALRDLLEEAGVRIHTDDPITEAEDGVIHFDEGEPLEYDVFVWTGGITGREALEGADLEKEHNRVNAGANFQTSDERVFAIGDSAIVDQGNQPAPPTAQAAWQAAEVAGENISRVIEGRPLRTWEFEDKGTVVSVGDKAVAHGVKPAFGLSMPVDTFGGRPAKNLKKLIAARWIADLTSWNRARKCWSSL from the coding sequence ATGACTGAGAATGTCGTCGTTCTTGGCGCTGGCTACGCGGGTGCCGGAGCGATCTCGAAGCTCCAGTCGGAGCTTGACGACACCGCAAGACTGACCTGGATCTCGGACACCGACTACCACCTCGTCCTCCACGAGGCCCACCGCGTCGTCCGGGACCCGACCGTTCGCTCTGACATCACGATTCCCGTTCACGACATCGCCGAGCCGACGACGCAGTTCATCCAGGATAGCGTCACCAACCTCGACGTCGACGAGCAGGTCGTCGAGCTCGCCGACAGCGAGGACGTCGAGTACGACTACGTTCTCGTCGGTCTGGGCAGCGGAACCGCCTACTACGGCATCCCCGGCCTCGCGGAGCACTCGCTGACCCTGAAGAGCCTCGACGACGCCCTCGAGATCCACGACCGGATCGAGACGGCGAGCAGGGAGGCCACCCGCGGCGAACCCGCCCAGATCGTCATCGGCGGCGCCGGCCTCTCGGGTATCCAGACCGCCGGCGAGATCGCCGAGTTCCGCGACAAACACCGCGCGCCCCTCGAGATCCACCTGGTCGAGGCGCTCGACGAGATCTTCCCCGGTAACGACCCGGAGATCCAGCAGGCGCTGCGCGACCTGCTCGAGGAAGCCGGCGTCAGGATCCACACCGACGACCCGATCACCGAGGCCGAAGACGGCGTCATCCACTTCGACGAGGGCGAGCCCCTCGAGTACGACGTCTTCGTCTGGACCGGGGGCATCACGGGCCGGGAGGCGCTCGAAGGGGCGGACCTCGAGAAGGAGCACAACCGCGTCAACGCCGGTGCGAACTTCCAGACCAGCGACGAGCGCGTCTTCGCCATCGGCGACTCGGCGATCGTCGACCAGGGCAACCAGCCCGCACCGCCGACCGCACAGGCCGCCTGGCAGGCCGCCGAAGTCGCCGGCGAGAACATCTCGCGCGTGATCGAGGGGCGTCCCCTCAGAACCTGGGAGTTCGAGGACAAGGGAACCGTCGTCTCCGTCGGCGACAAGGCGGTCGCCCACGGCGTCAAACCCGCCTTCGGTCTCTCGATGCCCGTCGACACCTTCGGCGGCCGCCCCGCGAAGAACCTGAAGAAGCTCATCGCCGCCCGCTGGATCGCCGACCTCACCTCCTGGAACCGCGCCCGGAAGTGCTGGTCGTCGCTGTGA
- the rocF gene encoding arginase — protein MGRTVRIIGAPMDYGANRRGVDMGPSAIRYGGLADGLESAGVECTDSGDLLIPRAEERDPDAKPPRTGNAKFLNETEDVCTRLEDQVAETLSEGSFPLVLGGDHSISIGTMSGSAREADLGVIWFDAHADLNTPETSPSGNVHGMPLAAALGKGLFGELEWARAPRVREESVVYVGLRSIDDREREAIRDSDVTAFTMSDIDERGITAVVEDAIDVATTDTDGIHVSLDLDWLDPKAAPGVGTPVRGGATYREAHSALETVFERDVLRSMDVVEVNPILDEQNETGILAAELAASAFGKRIL, from the coding sequence ATGGGCCGAACCGTTCGGATTATCGGTGCACCGATGGACTACGGGGCGAACAGGCGCGGCGTCGACATGGGGCCGTCGGCGATCAGGTACGGCGGACTGGCCGACGGCCTCGAGTCGGCGGGCGTCGAGTGTACGGACTCCGGGGACCTCCTGATCCCGCGCGCCGAGGAGCGCGACCCGGACGCGAAGCCGCCGCGGACGGGCAACGCGAAGTTCCTGAACGAGACCGAAGACGTCTGCACCCGTCTCGAAGACCAGGTCGCCGAAACGCTCTCGGAGGGGTCGTTCCCGCTCGTCCTCGGGGGCGACCACTCGATCTCGATCGGCACCATGAGCGGGTCCGCCCGCGAGGCCGACCTCGGCGTGATCTGGTTCGACGCCCACGCCGACCTCAACACGCCAGAGACCTCCCCGAGCGGGAACGTCCACGGGATGCCCCTCGCCGCGGCCCTCGGAAAGGGGCTGTTCGGCGAACTCGAGTGGGCACGGGCACCCCGAGTCCGCGAGGAGTCGGTGGTGTACGTCGGCCTGCGGAGCATCGACGACCGCGAGCGCGAGGCCATCCGCGACAGCGACGTGACGGCGTTTACGATGTCCGACATCGACGAGCGCGGGATTACGGCCGTCGTCGAGGACGCCATCGACGTCGCGACGACCGACACCGACGGAATCCACGTCAGCCTCGACCTCGACTGGCTCGACCCCAAGGCGGCACCGGGCGTCGGAACCCCCGTCCGCGGCGGAGCGACCTACCGGGAGGCACACTCCGCACTCGAGACCGTGTTCGAGCGCGACGTGCTCCGCTCGATGGACGTCGTGGAGGTCAATCCGATCCTGGACGAACAGAACGAGACCGGAATCCTCGCGGCGGAGCTGGCGGCGAGTGCGTTCGGCAAGCGCATCCTCTAG
- a CDS encoding metal-dependent transcriptional regulator produces the protein MMLSDVMEDYLKVIYQLQRGHEERIKTSEIADELDVTSPTVTSMLEKLEERGLVDREKYRGVTLTDEGETVALEVIRHHRLLEAYLTEHLDYDWAEVHEEADRLEHHISEDFEARVAAALDDPNVDPHGSPIPGADLEPPVSAGESVTEFAEGETVVVEEVADDDPEVLSYLADHGIEPGVELEILEIAPFGMITASAAGHDDPVSLPTDVARHVRVTLPAGTER, from the coding sequence ATGATGCTGAGCGACGTGATGGAAGACTACCTGAAGGTTATCTACCAGCTTCAGCGCGGCCACGAGGAGCGGATCAAGACCTCAGAGATCGCCGACGAACTCGACGTCACGTCGCCGACGGTCACCAGCATGCTCGAGAAACTCGAGGAGCGCGGCCTGGTCGACCGCGAGAAGTACCGGGGAGTGACGCTCACCGACGAGGGCGAGACGGTCGCCCTCGAGGTGATTCGCCACCACCGCCTGCTCGAGGCCTACCTGACCGAGCACCTCGACTACGACTGGGCGGAGGTTCACGAGGAGGCCGACCGCCTCGAACACCACATCAGCGAGGACTTCGAGGCGCGGGTCGCCGCCGCCCTCGACGATCCGAACGTCGACCCTCACGGCTCGCCGATCCCCGGTGCAGACCTCGAGCCGCCGGTTTCCGCCGGCGAATCGGTCACGGAGTTCGCCGAAGGAGAGACGGTCGTCGTCGAGGAGGTCGCCGACGACGATCCCGAGGTGCTCTCGTACCTCGCCGACCACGGCATCGAACCGGGGGTCGAACTCGAGATCCTCGAGATCGCGCCGTTCGGAATGATTACGGCCAGCGCGGCCGGCCACGACGATCCCGTTTCCCTGCCGACTGACGTCGCCCGACACGTTCGAGTGACGCTCCCGGCCGGGACCGAACGCTGA
- a CDS encoding ZIP family metal transporter, producing MLAVAPVLILGAVAGLLYLTSPFGDIESMAEAGPLEILWMLTVIGAIAGIVPVVIGMLWFPFIRSLDHRYLHAFLALSAGVLAFIAFEMTEEVFEHGAEVGPVAAGGLELSGVIVAGGLAVAGVGGTFAVMYVISEWRQRKMASAEKSGLTIAYLVAVALGLHSIGEGLAIGVAFIDGQGTLVMLLVVGFVMHNVMEGPTVVAAVARDHTIPPLRHFAAMGVIAGGPVILGGWVGSLANSSALAVLFYAVAVGAILQVIIELVDLIKFDAESVVTRLNAATFVVGVALMFVLEDVIVEGWIVPG from the coding sequence ATGCTCGCGGTCGCGCCGGTGCTCATTCTCGGCGCGGTCGCCGGGCTGTTGTACCTGACCTCCCCGTTCGGTGACATCGAATCGATGGCCGAAGCGGGACCGCTCGAGATCCTGTGGATGCTCACGGTCATCGGCGCGATCGCGGGGATCGTTCCGGTCGTCATCGGAATGCTCTGGTTCCCGTTCATTCGGTCGCTGGACCACCGCTATCTGCACGCGTTTCTGGCGCTCTCGGCGGGCGTGCTGGCGTTCATCGCCTTCGAGATGACCGAGGAGGTCTTCGAACACGGTGCCGAAGTCGGCCCCGTGGCCGCGGGCGGCCTCGAACTCTCCGGGGTGATCGTCGCGGGTGGGCTCGCTGTCGCTGGCGTCGGCGGCACCTTCGCCGTCATGTACGTGATCAGCGAGTGGCGCCAGCGAAAGATGGCCAGCGCAGAAAAGAGCGGTCTCACGATCGCCTACCTCGTCGCGGTCGCCCTCGGCCTGCACAGTATCGGCGAGGGGCTCGCCATCGGCGTGGCGTTCATCGACGGCCAGGGAACACTCGTCATGCTGCTCGTCGTCGGCTTCGTCATGCACAACGTGATGGAGGGGCCGACGGTCGTCGCCGCCGTCGCGCGCGACCACACGATCCCGCCGTTGCGCCACTTCGCGGCGATGGGCGTCATCGCCGGCGGACCCGTGATCCTCGGCGGCTGGGTCGGCAGCCTCGCGAACTCGTCCGCCCTCGCCGTGTTGTTCTACGCGGTCGCGGTGGGTGCGATCCTGCAGGTGATCATCGAACTCGTCGACCTCATCAAGTTCGACGCCGAGAGCGTCGTCACCCGGCTCAACGCCGCGACGTTCGTCGTCGGCGTCGCGCTGATGTTCGTCCTCGAGGACGTGATCGTCGAGGGCTGGATCGTCCCCGGCTGA
- a CDS encoding NAD-dependent epimerase/dehydratase family protein has protein sequence MEGQRVLVTGGGGFVGSNLANRLARANDVIAVDDRSLGTPENLTDRVEFVEANVLDPDLPADVDVCFHLAALSSYAMHEAEPARGARVNVEGFVNTVEQVRENGCETVVYASTSSIYGSRTEPSSESLPVEARTGYEASKLARERYGEYFANRYGMNVAGMRLFSVYQGYGGAERHKGQYANVVAQFADDVAHGRSPVIYGDGTQTRDFTHVSDVVRGLERAADAELTGVYNLGTGESYDFNTVVDLLNEELDRSVEPEYVENPIPATVYVHDTLADSSRFAAETDWEPKIRFEEGIERVCAPYLAA, from the coding sequence ATGGAGGGACAGCGCGTGCTGGTAACCGGCGGTGGCGGCTTCGTGGGATCGAACCTCGCGAACCGCCTCGCTCGAGCGAACGACGTGATCGCCGTCGACGACCGCTCGCTGGGGACCCCCGAGAACCTCACGGATCGGGTGGAGTTCGTGGAGGCGAACGTTCTCGATCCGGATCTCCCGGCCGACGTCGACGTCTGCTTTCACCTGGCCGCCCTGTCGTCGTACGCGATGCACGAGGCCGAACCCGCCCGCGGGGCGCGGGTCAACGTCGAGGGGTTCGTCAACACGGTCGAACAGGTCCGCGAGAACGGCTGTGAGACCGTCGTCTACGCCTCGACGTCGTCCATCTACGGCAGCCGAACCGAGCCGTCGTCCGAGTCGCTCCCGGTCGAGGCCAGGACGGGCTACGAGGCCTCGAAGCTCGCCCGCGAGCGCTACGGCGAGTACTTCGCGAACCGGTACGGGATGAACGTCGCCGGAATGCGGCTGTTCTCGGTGTACCAGGGGTACGGCGGCGCCGAGCGTCACAAGGGCCAGTACGCCAACGTCGTCGCCCAGTTCGCCGACGACGTCGCACACGGTCGCTCGCCGGTGATCTACGGCGACGGCACCCAGACGCGGGATTTCACGCACGTTTCGGACGTCGTCCGGGGACTCGAGCGAGCGGCCGACGCCGAACTCACGGGCGTGTACAACCTCGGCACCGGAGAGAGCTACGACTTCAATACGGTCGTGGACCTCCTCAACGAGGAACTCGATCGGTCGGTCGAGCCGGAGTACGTAGAGAACCCGATTCCGGCGACGGTCTACGTCCACGATACGCTGGCGGATTCCTCGAGGTTCGCGGCGGAGACGGACTGGGAGCCGAAAATCCGGTTCGAGGAGGGAATCGAGCGCGTCTGCGCGCCGTATCTCGCGGCCTGA